The sequence GACTTGACGGCCGAGCACGTCGTATATTTCCAATGTCACATCTTGCTCGCGGATGAGCGCGTACTCGATGGTGACGGTGGAGTTGAAGGGGTTGGGGTAGGGATAACCAAGAGCAAATGTTGTTGGACGCGGCCCTTCGGCGCTTGATGGTGTGAAGAGAGAATCTGCTGACCAAGGGGTGACCGATACGAGATTGTGCACGCTGTCACCTTGCCCAAACGGGTTTTCAATATGGTGCAACGGTCCGGTGGAATCACCCCAATAACAATTTAATACGTAGCTTGGCGGGGAGCTTGCGATTCCATGATGTACAGCGTAGCCATCGGAGTTGATAAACATGTTTCGCTCCACAGCTCCGGGGGCAACGTCAATAATCATCGTCGCACCGCCGGGGGGATTTGCAAAGCCATCGGCTGCGTTACCAAAGATATAATTGTCCTTGAAGGATAAGTTTGTCGGGCCTGTCTCACCCAGCAAGGCCACGGAATTTTCGTGCGCCTCATTATTGTAGAAAAGATTATGCGATATCTCACAGATTTGAGTGTTTCCAAAGAATGTGAAAAGCATCCTGCTTATCCAGCGATCATCGCTGAGTCGACGATTTTCGGCAAAAGTGTTGTAGCGAAATCGTGCGACTGATCCAGTGTCAGCCCCACCAGACTCAAAAAGATCGTGTTGAAATTCGTTGTTTGTTACCGTGTTTGAATCAAAGCGGATGTTCGAAGGCTGAAGATTGCCTTCGCCAGGAAGCCGGAAGAAGTGGTGAAAACGGTTGCTTGAAATTGTACAACCAGTAATCACAAGTGAATCTGCAATGCCAGTTTGCCGGATACCAATTGCTCCCGGTGAAGTGTTCCAGCCAGTACCAGAAAGGAGTGAGTTGCTTAAGCGCAGCGAACCTCTTGCAATGAACAATGTGTTCTGGTCTGCATCAGTACTTGTTGAGAAACAGTTTAGAAACCTTGTGGAGTCGATGAAAGACGTGCAATCTGTGAGATGACATGCCATACCATTTGAAAAAGAGCCGACCCGCTGAAACAAGCAATTTTCAATCCGAACCGTACTATTCACAGAAAGAACTGCACCGCCTGTAGTAGCGTAACATGAATCAAACTTACAGAACAACAGTGACAAATCCCGATCCTGAATTTCGAGACCTCCGCCACGAATCGATCCTTGCGAGAAAGTGCCTTCAACAGTGATGCCGATTAGAACTAAACTTGAGACAACTTCAACTTCTCTAGCGTAGAGACAACGATCAAACCAATCGGATGGTCTGATTACGCACGAATCAATCTCTGTACTATCATTAGTAATTATGTAACTGCCTGCAATTGTCAAGTCGTGATCTGGTGCTTCCAGTGTCAGCGTATAGATTCCGTTTTGAATAAGCACTGTATCGCCTGAGCTTGACGAATCTATGGCGACCTGTATATTGGGGTACTCAGCCGGAACATTAAGAACTGACCCGAGCGAGATTGCAGCACTGAGGAGTAGACCAGCTGACAGTTGCAATGAACATCTCATGCGATTCCCCTTCCACTTAATTTTTCTCGCAGTTACCGTGACATCCGTTGGTTGAGGGCGTATAGACATCAACGCTTGCAGAACCAGCGTCGCAAGTCCCGTTACAGTCTTTGCATTGAACTGAGATACTGATGAGATGCTGCCCGGACGTTGGATAAGATACGCTTGTTGACCCGCAACCGCACAAATTCAGAATTTGCCAAACTTGCACTCCATCGAGATAGGCAACAACATTAATTTTGTTGTTTGGGCTACCTGTGTCATAGAAAATGTACCAGTTTGTGAAACTATCCGTCGAGTTAAGTTGATGTGAACCAATTGAGGCATTAATATCGCAGCACTGATCATTAACAGCAATGCAAAATGATGTTTGTGCGAAGGAGCAGTTCAAGGCAAAGAACACAACCGTGAACAAGAGGGCGATTTTCATAACAACCTCACATGCAAAAGACAAATAATTCCGCCGCACTTACCTGCGGGGTAGGGTTGCTATAAGTAATTCAAAAAAGACCTGGGAATGTCAAGCGGACATTCCGTTGTGTGACAAAAATCACAGATGTAGCGAGAGAACAACGAAGAATAGCTGACGGTAAGCAATTGAGAATGCTATCCTTTGGTCTTCAATCTCTTCGGCCATAGGAATAGTTTAGGTTCGATCTCGACGCGCACGTTGCGATGATAGAATGCAGCAAGTCGTTCGACTTCGGTGGCGACTTGGCCGTTGGCTGTGAGAATTTCCGAGACGCATTCAAGTGGCAAGCTCCCCTTTACAAGGGCTTCAGCTTGCGGATGTGTGGGCTCGTTCTTTTGTAAGTCTGTGCGAGTCCAATTGTCAACTTTTTCTGCAAACATGGATTGCAAACCTGCAAATCCTGCCTGTACGCGTGCGCCATAATCTTGCGCGGCGGAGACGGAACAGAACAGTGTGTCAGGATGCTCCAGGAGTTTCGTGTCCAACAGAAGATGCACCCACTCCGATTGCCAGGCGGATTTCGAGCGCGCGTAAAGCAGCTCAAAGTTGGGAGTGGTTATTGAACAATTGATGTAATCGAGTCCGACGGCGAAATTCTCCAACCTTCGCGGGTCATGCAGCAATCGCTCGGCTTTGGCACCGAATCTTGTTCGCAACCCGCGCGCCGTGTCAATGAAACCGTCTTCAAGAATTTGCGGGAGGTTGATGGTAAGATGCGTGCTGTGGAAGAGAAGCGTGATATCCCTGCGGCGAAGTTCGCGTGAAATAGTCTTTTTGGCGAACGGCCACATCAGACGACCCGTAAACGATGATATCTGACAATCGTGTAGGTTGCGACAAGCATACAGACAATCGCCGCGCACATCAGCGACACGCGAGGTCCAAAGGAATGAGCGAGCACACCCAGCAGCACCGCTCCAAACGGACCAAAGCCGAGGAAGCTTGATGTGTAAACTCCGAGAACCCGGCCTCGCAGATGGTCGGGAGTCAACTGCTGCAGAAGGGTATTGGTGGAGGCAAGCATGGAGATTCCGGAGAAGCCCGCCATCGCCATTGCAATGACGGAGATTTCAAATTGCTCTGAAAGAGAAAAGATGAGCAAGCCCAAGCCAAGTCCGGCCATTCCCATCATGACCACCCAACCACGTTTACTGCCTTTCTCCATGGACGCTTGCCACAAGCCGCCGAGCAGCGCTCCGACACCCCCGGCCGACATGAGCACCCCGAGCCCCTCCGCCCCTGTTCCCAAGACGATATCGGCAAACATGGGAAGCAACGTCGTGTACGAGAATCCGAAAATCGTGAGAAAGATGACGTTGCGGATGAGAACGCGTTGAACGGGTGCCTTTTCTATATATATGTATGCATCGCGGAGCTGTTTGAGAACCGGTTCCCGCGGATTGCCAGTCGGCGGAGGAAGATTGCGCATGAGTGACAATGTGACAATCAACGAAACATAAGAGAAAGCATTGACCAGAAAGCAGACTCCCTCACCAAACAACGGAACAAGGATTCCGGCAATGGATGGTCCGACCAATCGCGCGCCGTTGAAGGTTGAGGAGTTCAGTGCGACCGCGTTTCCGATGTCCTCCTTGCCGACCAGATCGCCCACAAAGGCCAGGCGTGCAGGCGCATCAATAGCCATGAAGCTTCCGGAGATGGTGGCCAGAATGAGAACGTGCCACTCATTGACCAAGCCGGTGAAGGTAAGAATAGCGAGGAGGAATGCGGAGAGAGCAAGACCGGATTGTGTGATGTAAAGCACATAACGTTTAGGCGTTCGGTCCACCAAAACTCCGCCAATGGAGCCAAGCAGGAGGGATGGGAGCTGCGACATCGCACCGATGATGCCGAGCCAGAGAGCGG is a genomic window of bacterium containing:
- a CDS encoding DUF4433 domain-containing protein gives rise to the protein MWPFAKKTISRELRRRDITLLFHSTHLTINLPQILEDGFIDTARGLRTRFGAKAERLLHDPRRLENFAVGLDYINCSITTPNFELLYARSKSAWQSEWVHLLLDTKLLEHPDTLFCSVSAAQDYGARVQAGFAGLQSMFAEKVDNWTRTDLQKNEPTHPQAEALVKGSLPLECVSEILTANGQVATEVERLAAFYHRNVRVEIEPKLFLWPKRLKTKG
- a CDS encoding MFS transporter encodes the protein MTSLKQTFQAFRHRNYRLFWSGFALSIVGTWMQTLAQGWLVWRLTESALWLGIIGAMSQLPSLLLGSIGGVLVDRTPKRYVLYITQSGLALSAFLLAILTFTGLVNEWHVLILATISGSFMAIDAPARLAFVGDLVGKEDIGNAVALNSSTFNGARLVGPSIAGILVPLFGEGVCFLVNAFSYVSLIVTLSLMRNLPPPTGNPREPVLKQLRDAYIYIEKAPVQRVLIRNVIFLTIFGFSYTTLLPMFADIVLGTGAEGLGVLMSAGGVGALLGGLWQASMEKGSKRGWVVMMGMAGLGLGLLIFSLSEQFEISVIAMAMAGFSGISMLASTNTLLQQLTPDHLRGRVLGVYTSSFLGFGPFGAVLLGVLAHSFGPRVSLMCAAIVCMLVATYTIVRYHRLRVV